The following proteins are co-located in the Fructilactobacillus carniphilus genome:
- the fusA gene encoding elongation factor G produces the protein MANKRAFPLDKTRNIGIVAHIDAGKTTTTERVLYYTGRIHKIGETHDGASQMDFMEEEKERGITIQSAATTAQWKGYRVNIIDTPGHVDFTAEVERSLRVLDGGIVVMDGEAGVEPQTETVWRQCSDFSVPRIVFINKMDKMGADFDWSVQTIKDRLHANAVPVQVPIGAESDFEGVIDLVTMKAYVYDEDKEGENWDTVEIPADYQEKAQAARESMIEAVADVDDDVMGKFLEGEEITEEDIKAGIRRATLNLELYPVYAGSAYKNKGVQMMMDGVIDYLPSPLEVRPYMATDPENDDAQVEVRADDKGPFAALAFKIMTDPYVGRLTFIRVYRGTLESGSYILNATKDKRERAGRLVQMHSDQRQEIPEVFSGDIAATIGLKNTTTGDSLTDVDHPLILESMEFPEPVIQVSIEPKTKADQNKMNTALQKLSEEDPTFQANTDPETGQTIIAGMGELQLNIIIERMRREFGVDASIGAPQVAYREAFGKQVSAEGKFVRQSGGKGQYGDVYIEFTPNAEGEGFEFEDAIVGGVVPREYIPSVEQGLKEAMENGVLAGYPLIDLKAKLYDGSYHDVDSSEAAFKIAASLALREAAKKADPKILEPIMKVDIRVPEEYMGDVMGQVTARRGNIEGMEARDGAEDIHAMVPLAEMFGYVTDLRSATQGRGTFTMSFDHYTAVPKNIQEDIIKQNGGEA, from the coding sequence ATGGCTAACAAACGTGCATTTCCGTTAGACAAAACCCGTAATATCGGGATCGTAGCCCACATTGATGCTGGGAAAACGACCACCACGGAACGGGTTTTGTACTACACGGGTCGCATTCACAAAATTGGTGAAACCCATGATGGTGCTTCGCAAATGGATTTCATGGAAGAAGAAAAAGAACGGGGAATTACCATCCAATCCGCCGCAACCACGGCGCAATGGAAGGGTTACCGGGTTAACATCATCGATACTCCAGGACACGTGGACTTCACTGCCGAAGTGGAACGTTCTCTTCGGGTACTTGATGGTGGAATCGTGGTAATGGATGGTGAAGCCGGAGTTGAACCTCAGACTGAAACGGTTTGGCGTCAATGTTCTGACTTTAGTGTTCCTCGGATCGTGTTCATCAACAAGATGGACAAGATGGGGGCTGACTTTGACTGGTCCGTGCAAACCATCAAAGATCGTTTACACGCTAATGCCGTTCCGGTTCAAGTTCCGATTGGTGCTGAATCAGACTTCGAAGGGGTCATTGACCTTGTAACGATGAAGGCATACGTGTACGACGAAGATAAAGAAGGAGAAAACTGGGATACGGTTGAAATCCCAGCTGACTACCAAGAAAAGGCTCAAGCAGCTCGTGAAAGCATGATTGAAGCCGTTGCCGACGTTGATGATGACGTAATGGGCAAGTTCTTGGAAGGGGAAGAAATCACCGAAGAAGACATCAAAGCCGGAATTCGTCGGGCTACTTTGAACTTGGAACTTTACCCAGTTTACGCTGGATCTGCTTACAAGAACAAAGGGGTTCAAATGATGATGGACGGTGTGATTGACTACCTCCCATCTCCATTGGAAGTTCGTCCTTACATGGCCACTGACCCAGAAAACGACGACGCTCAAGTTGAAGTTCGGGCTGATGACAAAGGACCTTTCGCTGCCTTGGCCTTCAAGATTATGACGGACCCATACGTTGGTCGGTTAACCTTTATTCGGGTTTACCGGGGAACTTTGGAATCTGGTTCGTACATCTTGAATGCAACGAAGGACAAGCGGGAACGGGCCGGTCGGTTAGTGCAAATGCACTCTGACCAACGGCAAGAAATCCCAGAAGTATTCTCTGGTGATATCGCTGCTACCATTGGTTTGAAGAACACCACGACTGGTGACTCTTTGACGGACGTTGACCACCCACTGATTTTAGAATCAATGGAATTCCCAGAACCAGTGATCCAAGTTTCGATCGAACCAAAGACCAAGGCCGACCAAAACAAGATGAACACTGCTTTACAAAAACTGTCTGAAGAAGACCCAACTTTCCAAGCCAACACTGATCCAGAAACGGGTCAAACGATTATTGCCGGAATGGGTGAATTACAGTTGAACATCATTATCGAACGGATGCGCCGTGAATTCGGTGTGGATGCTTCGATTGGTGCTCCACAAGTTGCTTACCGGGAAGCATTTGGCAAGCAAGTTAGTGCCGAAGGTAAGTTCGTTCGTCAATCTGGTGGTAAAGGTCAATATGGTGATGTTTACATTGAATTTACGCCCAATGCCGAAGGTGAAGGCTTCGAATTTGAAGACGCCATCGTCGGTGGGGTAGTTCCTCGTGAATACATTCCATCAGTTGAACAAGGTCTAAAAGAAGCCATGGAAAACGGTGTCTTAGCTGGTTACCCATTGATTGACTTGAAAGCCAAGTTATACGATGGTAGTTACCATGATGTCGATTCTAGTGAAGCAGCCTTCAAGATTGCCGCTTCATTGGCATTGCGTGAAGCTGCTAAGAAAGCCGATCCAAAGATCTTGGAACCAATCATGAAGGTTGATATCCGAGTTCCAGAAGAATACATGGGTGATGTAATGGGCCAAGTTACTGCTCGTCGTGGTAACATCGAAGGAATGGAAGCTCGTGATGGTGCCGAAGATATTCACGCCATGGTTCCATTGGCTGAAATGTTTGGATACGTGACGGACTTACGTTCTGCTACCCAAGGTCGGGGAACGTTTACAATGTCATTTGACCACTACACGGCCGTTCCTAAGAACATCCAAGAAGACATTATTAAACAAAACGGTGGAGAAGCTTAA
- the rpsJ gene encoding 30S ribosomal protein S10, giving the protein MAKEKIRIRLKAYEHRSLDQAADKIVATAQRTGATISGPIPLPTERALYTVLASPFKYSKAQEQFEMLTHKRLIDILNPTPKTVDSLMKLDLPSGVDIEIKL; this is encoded by the coding sequence ATGGCAAAAGAAAAAATTCGGATCCGTTTAAAGGCTTACGAACACCGTAGTTTAGATCAAGCTGCGGACAAGATCGTAGCAACGGCACAAAGAACTGGGGCAACGATTTCTGGCCCAATTCCATTGCCAACTGAACGAGCTTTATACACTGTGTTGGCATCACCATTTAAATACAGTAAGGCCCAAGAACAATTTGAAATGTTAACCCACAAACGGTTAATCGACATTTTGAACCCCACTCCCAAGACGGTCGACTCATTAATGAAGTTAGACTTGCCTAGTGGTGTGGATATCGAAATCAAACTTTAA
- the rplC gene encoding 50S ribosomal protein L3, translating into MTKKGILGKKVGMTQVFTDNGELVPVTVVDVTPNVVLQVKNNETDGYEAIQLGFDDKRSVLSNKPEQGHVKKANTTPKRFIREISDVDLGDYKVGDEVKADTFAAGDIVDVTGTTKGHGYQGNIHKDGQRRGPTTHGSRYHRRPGSLGVIINRVVKGMKLPGRMGNKTVTIQNLEIIKADVDNNVLLIKGNVPGANKTLVTVRTAASESRK; encoded by the coding sequence ATGACCAAAAAAGGAATCTTAGGGAAAAAGGTCGGGATGACCCAAGTTTTTACCGATAACGGGGAATTAGTTCCAGTTACGGTAGTTGACGTTACGCCCAACGTTGTCTTACAAGTTAAGAACAACGAAACGGACGGTTACGAAGCAATTCAACTTGGATTTGACGACAAACGTTCAGTATTAAGCAACAAGCCTGAACAAGGTCATGTAAAAAAGGCAAATACTACTCCTAAGCGCTTCATTCGTGAAATCAGCGATGTCGACTTGGGAGACTACAAAGTTGGTGACGAAGTTAAGGCTGACACATTCGCAGCCGGTGACATCGTTGACGTTACGGGTACTACTAAAGGTCATGGTTACCAAGGTAACATCCACAAAGATGGTCAACGTCGTGGACCTACTACTCACGGTTCTCGTTACCACCGTCGTCCTGGTTCATTAGGGGTTATCATCAACCGAGTTGTTAAAGGAATGAAATTACCTGGCCGGATGGGTAACAAGACAGTTACCATTCAAAACCTGGAAATCATTAAAGCCGATGTTGATAATAACGTTTTATTGATCAAAGGAAACGTTCCAGGTGCTAACAAGACGCTAGTTACGGTCAGAACGGCTGCTAGCGAATCCAGAAAATAA
- the rplD gene encoding 50S ribosomal protein L4 — translation MTSVSLYKQDGSKNGEVELNEAIFNIEPNESVVFDTVVMQRASLRQGTNGTKSRGQVRGGGKKPWRQKGTGRARQGSIRSPQWVGGGVVFGPQARSYSYHLPKKVTRLAVKSVLSEKVANGDLLVVDSLNFDTPKTKEFANLLKNLDAATKTLVVLEDDNENAVRSARNIDNVKVISGKGVNTLDVLNSKKVIITKAALSQVEEVLA, via the coding sequence ATGACAAGCGTATCATTATACAAACAAGATGGAAGCAAAAATGGTGAAGTTGAATTAAACGAAGCCATTTTCAACATTGAACCCAATGAATCCGTTGTCTTTGACACGGTTGTAATGCAACGTGCTTCACTCCGTCAGGGAACAAACGGGACTAAGTCTCGGGGACAAGTTCGCGGTGGTGGAAAGAAGCCATGGAGACAAAAGGGAACTGGTCGGGCTCGGCAAGGATCAATCCGTTCACCACAATGGGTTGGTGGAGGAGTTGTCTTTGGACCACAAGCTCGTTCATACAGCTACCACCTTCCAAAGAAGGTTACTCGATTAGCCGTTAAATCAGTTCTATCCGAAAAAGTTGCTAACGGTGATTTACTCGTAGTTGATTCTTTAAACTTTGATACTCCAAAGACCAAAGAATTCGCTAACTTGTTGAAGAATCTTGATGCAGCTACGAAGACGCTGGTAGTTTTGGAAGACGATAACGAAAACGCTGTTCGTTCGGCACGTAACATTGATAACGTTAAGGTTATTAGTGGTAAAGGGGTTAACACCTTAGACGTCTTGAACAGTAAGAAAGTTATCATCACCAAGGCTGCCCTTTCTCAAGTAGAGGAGGTGCTCGCATAA
- the rplW gene encoding 50S ribosomal protein L23: MDARDIILRPVITEASTDRMDEKKYTFDVDLRANKNQVRDAVETVFGVKVKKVNLMNVRGKEKRQGRYVGFTKKRKKAIVTLTNDSDEIKLFSEE, from the coding sequence ATGGATGCACGAGATATCATTTTACGTCCGGTGATTACCGAAGCTTCAACTGACCGGATGGACGAAAAGAAATACACGTTTGACGTTGATTTACGAGCAAACAAAAACCAAGTTCGCGACGCTGTGGAAACAGTTTTTGGCGTTAAAGTTAAAAAAGTGAACTTGATGAACGTTCGCGGAAAAGAAAAACGTCAAGGTCGTTACGTTGGTTTCACCAAGAAACGCAAAAAAGCAATCGTAACGTTAACCAATGATTCAGACGAAATTAAATTATTCTCTGAAGAATAA
- the rplB gene encoding 50S ribosomal protein L2 — MALKKYKPTTNGRRNMTSIDYSQITTNKPEKSLVTANSKTAGRNNSGRMTVRHRGGGNKHKYRVIDFKRNHDDVPATVKTIEYDPNRSANIALVVYEDGIKSYILAPKGLKVGDVIESGKDADIKIGNALALQDIPVGSTIHNIELKPGKGGQLARSAGNSAQLLSNEPGSKYSLVKLPSGEVRMILSVCRATIGTVGNEEHSLINWGKAGRTRYRGQRPHVRGSVMNPNDHPHGGGEGKAPVGYPSPLSPWHKKTVGKKTRKKSARSTKFIVRRRKGSKM, encoded by the coding sequence GTGGCTTTAAAGAAATATAAACCAACCACTAACGGTCGTCGTAACATGACTAGTATTGATTACAGTCAAATTACTACGAACAAGCCAGAAAAGAGTTTAGTAACCGCTAACTCTAAGACTGCCGGCCGGAATAACTCTGGTCGCATGACTGTTCGTCACCGTGGTGGTGGAAACAAACACAAGTACCGTGTGATTGATTTCAAGCGGAACCATGATGATGTTCCTGCAACTGTAAAAACGATCGAATATGATCCTAACCGGAGTGCTAACATTGCTTTGGTAGTTTACGAAGATGGGATTAAATCATACATCTTAGCACCAAAAGGCTTGAAGGTCGGAGATGTCATCGAATCTGGTAAAGATGCTGACATCAAGATCGGAAACGCCTTAGCTTTACAAGACATTCCTGTGGGAAGTACCATTCACAACATCGAATTAAAACCAGGTAAGGGTGGACAATTAGCTCGTTCTGCTGGTAACTCTGCTCAATTGTTGAGTAACGAACCAGGTAGCAAGTACTCATTGGTTAAACTTCCTTCTGGTGAAGTTCGGATGATCCTCTCCGTTTGCCGAGCTACAATCGGAACGGTTGGAAACGAAGAACATTCCTTAATTAACTGGGGTAAAGCTGGTCGGACTCGTTACCGTGGTCAAAGACCTCACGTTCGTGGATCAGTAATGAACCCTAACGATCACCCCCATGGTGGTGGGGAAGGGAAAGCCCCAGTTGGTTACCCATCTCCTTTATCTCCATGGCACAAGAAGACGGTCGGAAAGAAAACGCGGAAGAAGTCTGCACGTTCAACTAAGTTTATTGTCCGTCGTCGTAAAGGTTCGAAGATGTAA
- the rpsS gene encoding 30S ribosomal protein S19, translating to MSRSLKKGPFADQSLLKKIDAQKDQEKKTVIKTWSRRSTIFPSFIGYTISVYNGRTHVPVYIQEDMVGHKLGEFVPTRTFHGHGNTDKKTV from the coding sequence ATGAGTCGTAGTTTAAAAAAGGGCCCTTTTGCCGATCAATCGCTCTTAAAGAAGATTGACGCGCAAAAAGACCAAGAAAAGAAAACGGTTATCAAGACTTGGTCACGCCGTTCAACTATTTTCCCAAGTTTCATTGGATACACTATCTCAGTTTACAACGGTAGAACCCACGTCCCAGTTTACATTCAAGAAGACATGGTAGGCCACAAACTTGGTGAATTCGTACCAACTCGGACATTCCACGGGCATGGAAATACCGATAAGAAAACTGTATAA
- the rplV gene encoding 50S ribosomal protein L22, translating to MAEQVTSAKAIARTVRIAPRKVRLVLDLIRGKNVAEATSILKFTPRGASPVVEKVLHSAVANAENNFDLDGQNLVVSEAYADEGPTLKRFRPRAKGSASPINKRTSHITIVVSEKKEG from the coding sequence ATGGCTGAACAAGTTACATCAGCAAAAGCAATCGCTAGAACTGTTCGCATTGCCCCTCGTAAGGTCCGCCTTGTTTTAGATCTTATTAGAGGCAAGAACGTTGCAGAAGCAACTTCGATTCTGAAGTTCACCCCTCGTGGTGCATCTCCAGTTGTGGAAAAAGTGTTGCACTCTGCCGTTGCTAACGCAGAAAACAACTTTGATCTTGATGGTCAAAACCTGGTTGTAAGCGAAGCTTATGCCGACGAAGGACCAACCTTAAAACGGTTCCGTCCCCGGGCAAAAGGTTCTGCTTCTCCGATTAACAAACGTACTAGTCACATCACAATCGTAGTATCAGAAAAGAAGGAGGGATAG
- the rpsC gene encoding 30S ribosomal protein S3, with protein MGQKINPNGLRIGVTRGWQAQWFANDDKFASYLNEDLKIRGYLEKRLADASVSEIDIERAAKRVNISIHTAKPGMVIGKGGSEVESLRQALNKLTGRRVHINIVEIKKPDLEADLVGENIARQLEGRVAFRRAMRGAMKGVMRAGATGVKTQSAGRLNGADMARIESYSEGRVPLHTLRADIDYSWNEAHTTYGSIGVKTWINRGEVLPDKPEENRKGGK; from the coding sequence ATGGGTCAAAAAATTAATCCTAATGGTTTACGAATTGGTGTTACCCGTGGTTGGCAAGCTCAATGGTTTGCAAATGACGATAAATTCGCTTCATACTTAAATGAAGATTTGAAGATTCGTGGCTACCTCGAAAAACGGTTAGCGGACGCTTCTGTGTCAGAAATTGACATCGAACGGGCTGCTAAACGGGTTAACATCTCCATCCACACTGCTAAGCCAGGAATGGTAATTGGTAAGGGTGGTTCCGAAGTCGAAAGCCTTCGGCAAGCCTTAAACAAATTAACGGGTCGTCGGGTTCACATCAACATTGTGGAAATTAAGAAGCCAGACTTAGAAGCTGACTTAGTTGGTGAAAACATTGCTCGTCAACTTGAAGGCCGGGTTGCATTCCGTCGGGCGATGCGTGGTGCCATGAAGGGTGTTATGCGTGCCGGTGCTACCGGAGTTAAGACTCAATCAGCCGGTCGTTTGAACGGAGCTGACATGGCTCGAATCGAAAGTTATTCCGAAGGTCGAGTTCCACTGCACACTTTACGGGCAGATATCGATTACTCATGGAACGAAGCTCACACTACTTACGGATCAATCGGAGTTAAAACTTGGATTAACCGTGGTGAAGTTTTACCTGACAAACCTGAGGAAAATCGCAAGGGAGGTAAGTAA
- the rplP gene encoding 50S ribosomal protein L16 — protein MLVPKRVKHRREHRGKLRGHSKGGNSVAFGEYGLQAIDSHWITNRQIEACRIAITRCMKRGGKVWIKIFPQKSYTEKGIGVRMGKGKGSPAGWVAPVKRGKILFEVAGVNEETAIKALTLASNKLPIRTKIIKREEVGGESNEG, from the coding sequence ATGCTTGTACCAAAACGTGTTAAGCACCGTCGTGAACACCGTGGTAAGTTACGCGGTCACTCTAAAGGCGGAAACAGCGTTGCTTTCGGTGAATATGGTTTACAAGCCATTGATTCACATTGGATTACTAACAGACAAATTGAAGCTTGCCGGATCGCCATTACCCGTTGCATGAAGCGTGGTGGGAAAGTTTGGATTAAAATCTTCCCCCAAAAGTCATACACGGAAAAAGGGATTGGTGTTCGAATGGGTAAAGGTAAAGGTAGTCCAGCTGGATGGGTTGCCCCAGTTAAGCGCGGAAAGATTCTTTTCGAAGTTGCTGGTGTTAACGAAGAAACAGCTATCAAAGCCTTAACTTTAGCTTCAAACAAGTTGCCAATTCGTACTAAGATTATTAAACGTGAGGAAGTAGGTGGCGAATCAAATGAAGGCTAA
- the rpmC gene encoding 50S ribosomal protein L29, translating into MKAKEISKLTTDEMLAKEQDYKKELFNLRFQLATGQLENTARLRTVRKTIARLKTALRQKELNK; encoded by the coding sequence ATGAAGGCTAAAGAAATCAGTAAATTAACCACTGACGAAATGTTGGCTAAGGAACAAGATTACAAAAAAGAATTGTTTAATCTTCGTTTTCAATTAGCCACTGGTCAATTAGAAAACACCGCTCGTTTGAGAACTGTCCGGAAAACAATCGCCCGGCTCAAAACAGCTTTGCGGCAAAAGGAATTGAACAAGTAA
- the rpsQ gene encoding 30S ribosomal protein S17 encodes MSTERNERKRYRGRVVSDKMDKTITVAVETTKTHPTYGKRIKYTKKYKARDEDNRAKVNDIVEIMETRPLSKTVHFRLVDVVEEAIII; translated from the coding sequence ATGAGCACAGAACGTAATGAACGTAAACGTTACAGAGGTCGCGTTGTTTCTGACAAAATGGACAAAACCATTACCGTTGCCGTAGAAACGACAAAGACTCATCCTACTTATGGAAAACGGATTAAGTACACAAAGAAGTACAAAGCTCGTGACGAAGACAATCGTGCTAAGGTAAACGATATTGTTGAAATCATGGAAACGCGTCCACTATCAAAAACGGTCCACTTCCGTCTCGTTGACGTTGTTGAAGAAGCTATCATCATCTAG
- the rplN gene encoding 50S ribosomal protein L14, with protein MIQQESRLKVADNSGARELLTIKVLGGSRVRYAGTGDVIVATVKQATPGGVVKKGDVVKAVIVRTKAVSRRNDGSYIRFDENAAVLINDDKSPKGTRIFGPVARELRNNNFMKIVSLAPEVL; from the coding sequence ATGATCCAACAAGAAAGTCGTTTAAAGGTTGCTGATAACTCTGGAGCCCGTGAACTCTTAACTATCAAAGTTTTAGGTGGTTCACGAGTTCGTTACGCCGGTACTGGTGATGTAATTGTTGCTACTGTTAAACAAGCAACACCAGGTGGCGTTGTCAAAAAAGGGGACGTCGTTAAAGCCGTAATCGTAAGAACTAAAGCTGTTTCTCGTCGTAACGATGGTTCTTACATTCGTTTTGATGAAAACGCCGCCGTTTTAATTAATGATGACAAGAGCCCGAAAGGTACCCGTATTTTTGGACCGGTTGCTCGTGAATTACGGAACAACAATTTTATGAAGATCGTTTCATTAGCGCCCGAAGTACTCTAA
- the rplX gene encoding 50S ribosomal protein L24, whose product MFLKTGDKVRVIAGKDKGKDGNITKVIAADNRVVVEGINKVKQHKKASQGNPQGGVFDVEAPINASNVMLIDPSTNEPTRVGIEVKDGKKVRISKKSHKAID is encoded by the coding sequence ATGTTCTTGAAAACTGGTGACAAAGTTCGTGTGATCGCAGGTAAAGACAAGGGTAAAGATGGAAACATCACCAAGGTCATTGCTGCCGATAACCGCGTAGTTGTTGAAGGAATCAACAAAGTAAAACAACACAAAAAAGCTTCCCAAGGTAACCCCCAAGGTGGAGTTTTTGACGTTGAAGCACCAATTAACGCATCTAACGTCATGTTAATCGACCCATCAACTAACGAACCAACTCGGGTTGGCATCGAAGTTAAAGATGGTAAAAAAGTTCGTATTTCAAAGAAATCACACAAAGCAATCGACTAA
- the rplE gene encoding 50S ribosomal protein L5 — MSTRLEERYKKEILPALVEKFNYSSIMQGPKLEKIVLNMGVGDAVTNSKNLDEAVNELTLISGQKPLVTKAKKSIAAFRLREGMPIGAKVTLRGDKMYDFLDKLINVSLPRVRDFHGVPNRSFDGRGNYTLGIKEQLIFPEINYDDVNRVRGLDIVLVTTAETDEEGHELLKQFGMPFAK; from the coding sequence ATGTCTACTCGTTTAGAAGAAAGATATAAGAAAGAAATTCTCCCAGCACTAGTAGAAAAATTCAACTATTCATCAATTATGCAAGGACCAAAACTTGAAAAAATTGTTTTGAATATGGGTGTTGGTGATGCTGTAACAAATTCCAAGAACTTAGATGAGGCTGTTAACGAACTGACTCTAATTTCTGGTCAAAAGCCTTTGGTTACTAAGGCAAAGAAATCCATCGCTGCTTTCCGGCTGCGTGAAGGAATGCCAATCGGGGCTAAAGTTACCTTACGAGGTGACAAAATGTACGACTTCTTGGACAAATTAATTAACGTTTCGTTACCACGAGTTCGTGACTTCCACGGGGTTCCTAACCGTTCTTTTGATGGACGCGGGAACTACACGTTGGGAATCAAGGAACAATTAATTTTCCCAGAAATCAACTACGATGATGTTAACCGGGTTCGCGGTTTAGATATCGTCCTAGTTACTACCGCTGAAACTGATGAAGAAGGCCACGAATTGCTCAAACAATTTGGCATGCCTTTTGCTAAATAG
- a CDS encoding type Z 30S ribosomal protein S14, which translates to MAKKSMVEKNKRPAKFSTQNYTRCERCGRPRAVYQKFHLCRVCLRQLAHRGQIPGMKKASW; encoded by the coding sequence TTGGCTAAAAAATCAATGGTAGAAAAGAACAAGCGTCCAGCTAAGTTCTCTACTCAAAACTACACTCGTTGCGAACGTTGTGGTCGACCTCGTGCGGTTTACCAAAAGTTCCACTTATGCCGAGTTTGCTTACGGCAACTTGCTCACCGGGGTCAAATTCCTGGCATGAAGAAAGCTAGTTGGTAG
- the rpsH gene encoding 30S ribosomal protein S8 yields the protein MAMTDPIADFLTRIRNANMARHASVDVPASKIKGNIAEILMREGFISRVEYIEDDKQGVIRVYLKYGKNNERVISGLKRISKPGLRSYVKSDDVPKVLNGLGIAIISTSNGVITDKEARDKKVGGEVLAYVW from the coding sequence ATGGCAATGACAGATCCAATTGCAGATTTTTTAACTCGAATTCGGAATGCCAACATGGCACGCCATGCTTCGGTTGATGTACCTGCATCTAAAATCAAAGGTAATATTGCTGAAATCTTGATGCGCGAAGGATTTATCAGTCGAGTAGAATACATCGAAGACGATAAACAAGGCGTAATTCGAGTGTACCTTAAATATGGTAAGAACAACGAACGGGTTATTTCCGGCTTAAAACGGATTTCTAAACCAGGTTTACGTTCTTACGTTAAATCAGATGATGTTCCGAAGGTCTTAAATGGTTTAGGAATCGCAATCATCTCAACTTCAAACGGAGTTATTACTGATAAAGAAGCTCGCGACAAAAAAGTCGGTGGCGAAGTGTTAGCTTACGTTTGGTAA
- the rplF gene encoding 50S ribosomal protein L6, whose translation MSRIGYKTVVIPEGVTVTRDGDQVTVKGPKGELTQTFSPLVEMKVEGNEVNFEPTGKYDNKERAMHGTSRANFNNMIEGVANGFKKNLKLVGVGYRTQLKGKTLILNVGYSNPVEVPLPEDLDVKVPDNTTIEIEGINKQHVGDFAAKVRAIRSPEPYKGKGIRYEGEHIVLKEGKTGK comes from the coding sequence ATGAGTAGAATTGGTTACAAAACAGTTGTAATTCCTGAAGGAGTTACTGTAACTCGTGACGGTGATCAAGTGACCGTTAAGGGTCCTAAGGGTGAATTAACCCAAACTTTCTCTCCATTAGTGGAAATGAAAGTGGAAGGTAACGAAGTTAATTTTGAACCCACTGGTAAGTACGACAACAAGGAACGTGCTATGCACGGAACTTCTCGGGCTAACTTCAATAACATGATTGAAGGGGTCGCCAACGGCTTCAAGAAAAACTTGAAATTAGTTGGGGTTGGTTACCGGACGCAATTAAAGGGTAAGACGTTAATCTTAAACGTTGGTTACTCAAACCCAGTTGAAGTTCCCCTTCCAGAAGACTTAGACGTTAAGGTTCCTGACAACACCACGATTGAAATCGAAGGAATCAACAAGCAACACGTTGGAGACTTTGCAGCCAAAGTTCGTGCCATTCGTTCTCCAGAACCATACAAGGGTAAAGGAATTCGTTACGAAGGCGAACACATTGTGCTTAAAGAAGGTAAGACTGGTAAGTAG
- the rplR gene encoding 50S ribosomal protein L18 translates to MITKPSKNKTRKVRHARVRSKIAGTAECPRLDVFRSNKNIYAQVIDDVAGVTLASASTLDKEVTGSNKTEQAASVGKLVAERAAAKNIKKVVFDRGGYLYHGRVAALATGARENGLEF, encoded by the coding sequence TTGATTACAAAACCAAGCAAGAACAAAACACGAAAAGTAAGACATGCTCGTGTTCGTAGTAAAATTGCTGGTACTGCTGAGTGCCCACGTTTAGACGTTTTCCGTTCTAACAAAAACATCTACGCTCAAGTTATTGATGACGTAGCGGGTGTAACGCTAGCTAGTGCCTCAACTCTTGACAAAGAAGTAACTGGAAGCAACAAAACCGAACAAGCTGCTAGTGTTGGGAAGTTAGTTGCTGAACGGGCCGCTGCCAAAAACATCAAAAAAGTTGTTTTTGACCGTGGTGGTTACTTATACCATGGTCGTGTGGCTGCCTTAGCTACGGGCGCTCGCGAAAATGGACTCGAATTTTAA